A genome region from Ottowia testudinis includes the following:
- a CDS encoding PepSY-associated TM helix domain-containing protein — MKETFRASMAWLHTWAGLLLGWVLYFMFVTGTAGYLDTEIDRWMQPELPPVAQAVEPAPAAEKALALLALRAPQADRWFISLPTGREALHLSVFWQAGKGPQADGDLDLDAATGAPLASLGARATGGGQFLYQMHWQLHYLPRGVSDWLVGVAAMFMLVALITGIVVHKKIFADFFTFRPGKGQRSWLDAHNLMSVLTLPFQLMITWSGLVFMMFIYLPLVVSAHYAPDAATGKSGREVFFNETFEGGLHLERAGRPAPLAPLQPMLALAEARWGAGKLSRIDIRYPGDANARVALRAREDLSPLSSSETLVFNGTSGALLHVLPAVDSAPKAVRDVLLGLHEGLYAGPLLRELYVLSGLMGAAMIATGLVLWAVKRRQRAAKAGRVHGGLWLVERLNVGGIIGLPVGIAAYFWANRLLPLALPERAAWEAHVLFIVWVALLLHAALRPMARAWSE; from the coding sequence ATGAAGGAAACCTTCCGCGCCTCGATGGCCTGGCTGCACACCTGGGCCGGGTTGCTGCTGGGCTGGGTGCTGTATTTCATGTTCGTCACCGGCACGGCGGGCTATCTGGACACCGAGATCGACCGCTGGATGCAGCCCGAACTGCCCCCGGTCGCCCAGGCGGTAGAACCGGCGCCGGCCGCAGAAAAGGCGCTGGCCTTGCTTGCACTGCGTGCACCGCAGGCCGATCGCTGGTTCATCAGCCTGCCAACCGGGCGCGAAGCCCTGCACCTTTCCGTCTTCTGGCAAGCGGGCAAAGGCCCGCAGGCCGATGGCGATCTGGACCTGGACGCTGCCACGGGGGCGCCGCTTGCATCGCTCGGCGCACGCGCCACCGGCGGCGGGCAGTTTCTCTACCAAATGCACTGGCAACTGCACTACCTGCCGCGCGGCGTGAGCGACTGGTTGGTGGGTGTGGCGGCGATGTTCATGCTGGTGGCGCTGATCACCGGCATCGTGGTGCACAAGAAGATCTTTGCCGACTTCTTCACCTTCCGCCCGGGCAAGGGGCAGCGCTCGTGGCTGGACGCGCACAACCTGATGAGCGTGCTCACGCTGCCCTTCCAACTCATGATCACCTGGTCCGGGCTGGTGTTCATGATGTTCATCTACCTGCCGCTGGTGGTCTCGGCCCACTATGCGCCGGATGCCGCCACCGGCAAGAGCGGGCGCGAGGTGTTCTTCAACGAAACGTTCGAAGGTGGCCTGCATCTGGAGCGCGCGGGCCGACCCGCACCGCTGGCGCCCTTGCAGCCCATGCTGGCGCTTGCTGAAGCACGCTGGGGCGCGGGCAAACTCAGCCGCATCGACATCCGTTACCCCGGCGACGCGAACGCACGGGTCGCGCTGCGCGCCAGGGAAGACCTGTCCCCGCTGAGCAGCAGCGAAACCTTGGTGTTCAACGGCACGAGCGGCGCACTGCTGCATGTGCTGCCGGCCGTGGACTCGGCACCGAAAGCGGTGCGCGACGTGCTGCTGGGTTTGCACGAGGGGCTGTATGCGGGGCCGCTGCTGCGCGAGCTGTACGTGCTCTCGGGCCTGATGGGGGCCGCCATGATCGCCACCGGCCTGGTGCTATGGGCCGTCAAGCGCCGGCAGCGCGCAGCCAAGGCGGGGCGCGTGCATGGCGGGCTGTGGTTGGTGGAGCGGCTCAATGTGGGCGGCATCATCGGTCTGCCCGTGGGTATTGCGGCGTATTTCTGGGCCAACCGGCTGCTGCCGTTGGCCCTGCCCGAGCGGGCGGCGTGGGAGGCCCATGTGCTCTTCATCGTCTGGGTCGCGCTGCTGCTGCACGCTGCGCTGCGCCCGATGGCGCGCGCCTGGAGCGAGTAA
- a CDS encoding DUF3325 domain-containing protein, with amino-acid sequence MALLLSLAGFVALALAMERHHRQVWQRAPSRKQCLLLRCAGVIGLGAALAACVAHAGWATGTVIWLGLMTVAALAVALVLAYRPRWLALTTAQSKLGQSGTAA; translated from the coding sequence ATGGCCTTGCTGTTGAGCCTGGCCGGCTTCGTGGCGCTTGCCCTGGCCATGGAGCGGCATCACCGACAGGTCTGGCAGCGCGCGCCATCACGCAAGCAGTGCCTGCTGCTACGGTGTGCAGGCGTCATCGGCCTGGGCGCGGCGTTGGCCGCCTGCGTGGCTCATGCAGGCTGGGCCACCGGAACCGTGATTTGGCTGGGGTTGATGACGGTCGCCGCTTTGGCGGTGGCACTGGTGCTCGCCTATCGGCCGCGCTGGTTGGCGCTGACGACAGCCCAGTCCAAGCTGGGGCAATCGGGAACCGCCGCATGA
- a CDS encoding energy transducer TonB gives MPATAPPNLFRQAAPFALVGAAHLVLLWLATTALARSPTPVIPPSVVGQLVSQAPVTEPQPLPMQPEPPRPKPVVKPRPTPVPPLPKAPPSERAVTAPPAEPEPPVNNAPVPAEPLQPVPAAAPAPTPSPKAEPEPVAPPRSDASHLNNPAPVYPAQSRRLREEGRVLFDVYILPDGSVGEIRLKRSSGYARLDEAALEAVRRWRYVPAKRGDEPIPYWYVQPIDFEYSS, from the coding sequence ATGCCCGCGACCGCCCCTCCCAACCTCTTTCGCCAAGCCGCCCCGTTCGCACTGGTCGGCGCAGCGCATCTCGTCCTCCTGTGGCTTGCCACGACCGCACTGGCGCGCAGTCCGACGCCGGTGATCCCGCCTTCCGTGGTGGGGCAGCTCGTCTCGCAGGCGCCGGTGACCGAGCCTCAACCGCTGCCCATGCAGCCCGAGCCGCCCCGCCCCAAACCGGTGGTCAAGCCGCGCCCGACACCCGTGCCGCCCTTGCCCAAGGCGCCGCCCTCGGAGCGTGCCGTGACCGCCCCGCCAGCCGAACCCGAGCCGCCGGTGAATAACGCTCCGGTACCCGCCGAACCGCTGCAGCCCGTGCCGGCCGCCGCACCTGCGCCCACCCCGTCGCCCAAAGCCGAGCCGGAGCCGGTGGCACCGCCGCGCTCCGACGCATCCCACCTCAACAACCCGGCGCCGGTGTACCCGGCACAGTCGCGCCGCCTGCGCGAAGAGGGGCGCGTGCTGTTCGACGTGTACATCCTGCCCGACGGCAGCGTGGGCGAGATCAGGCTCAAGCGCAGCAGCGGCTACGCGCGTCTAGACGAAGCCGCGTTGGAGGCCGTGCGTCGCTGGCGCTACGTGCCCGCCAAACGCGGCGACGAACCCATTCCCTACTGGTACGTGCAGCCCATCGATTTCGAGTACAGCTCCTGA
- a CDS encoding MotA/TolQ/ExbB proton channel family protein codes for MSSNPYGIAALWNQGDAVIKCVAVALLLMSIVSWTIIVTRTWRAARLRRARRAMAGFWHTHSFAEGMALLDEHGETNPFRHVAVEAQAAVDHHRSNGDDLHGQISLAEWLTESLRGAIDESAERMQSGLAVLASEGSTAPFVGLFGTVWGIYHALVGIGTSGQASIDKVAGPVGEALIMTAFGLAVAIPAVLGYNALTRNNKGVVNKLNRFARQLHAYFLTGSPVAKASAPAAPARKAPARLATQGG; via the coding sequence ATGTCATCCAATCCCTACGGCATTGCCGCGCTCTGGAACCAGGGCGATGCCGTCATCAAATGCGTGGCTGTCGCGCTGCTGCTGATGTCCATCGTGTCATGGACCATCATCGTCACCCGCACTTGGCGCGCGGCCAGGCTGCGCCGGGCCCGCCGCGCCATGGCTGGCTTCTGGCACACGCACAGCTTTGCCGAAGGCATGGCGCTGCTGGACGAACACGGCGAGACCAACCCCTTCCGCCACGTGGCCGTCGAAGCCCAGGCAGCAGTGGACCACCACCGCAGCAACGGCGACGACCTGCACGGGCAGATCAGCCTGGCCGAGTGGCTGACCGAAAGCCTGCGGGGCGCCATCGACGAAAGCGCCGAGCGCATGCAGTCGGGCTTGGCGGTCTTGGCCTCGGAGGGCTCCACCGCGCCCTTTGTCGGGCTGTTCGGCACCGTCTGGGGCATCTACCACGCGCTGGTGGGCATTGGCACCTCGGGCCAGGCCAGCATCGACAAGGTGGCCGGTCCGGTGGGTGAGGCGCTGATCATGACCGCCTTCGGCCTGGCCGTCGCGATCCCGGCAGTGCTGGGCTACAACGCGCTCACGCGCAACAACAAAGGCGTGGTGAACAAGCTCAATCGCTTCGCACGGCAACTGCACGCCTACTTCCTGACCGGCTCGCCGGTGGCCAAGGCCAGCGCACCGGCAGCCCCGGCCCGTAAGGCGCCGGCCAGGCTCGCCACCCAAGGAGGCTGA
- a CDS encoding ExbD/TolR family protein: MAFGGNLDDNDDVVSDINMVPLIDVMLVMLIIFIITVPVLTHSVKLDLPRADNTPNLVKPETVNLSVTTDGSVFWNDERVSDEQLGQRLEAAARKDPQPEVFIRGDRKVEYERVAQVMATVQRSGVLKLGFVTEPGN, encoded by the coding sequence ATGGCCTTCGGCGGCAACCTCGACGACAACGACGACGTGGTCAGCGACATCAACATGGTGCCGCTGATCGACGTGATGCTGGTGATGCTGATCATCTTCATCATCACCGTGCCGGTGCTCACCCACTCGGTCAAGCTGGACCTGCCCCGCGCGGACAACACGCCCAACCTGGTCAAACCCGAGACGGTGAACCTGTCGGTCACGACCGACGGCAGCGTGTTCTGGAACGACGAGCGCGTGAGCGACGAACAACTCGGCCAGCGCCTGGAGGCGGCAGCCAGGAAAGACCCGCAGCCCGAGGTATTCATCCGCGGTGACCGCAAGGTGGAGTACGAGCGCGTGGCGCAGGTCATGGCCACCGTGCAACGCTCCGGCGTGCTCAAGCTCGGCTTCGTGACCGAGCCGGGGAACTGA
- a CDS encoding Fur family transcriptional regulator codes for MPVETPTPRDISQLSWQPGAGTLQRLHTSGLRLTQARRAVLRALHDNRGRFLDAEAVHRWTKAATWRVNLTSVYRILAELDKARVAQATQIGARTFYSMVPEGEAAQPHFVCRRCGHAQALGSDVLLTQLFEGAARLGFHLDQRLTLFGVCSACNASAPGSVKQHQKRTP; via the coding sequence ATGCCAGTTGAGACACCCACCCCTCGCGACATAAGCCAGCTCTCCTGGCAGCCAGGGGCCGGGACGCTCCAGCGCCTGCATACGTCGGGGCTCAGACTGACGCAGGCACGGCGCGCAGTGTTGAGGGCCCTGCACGACAACCGCGGGCGCTTTCTGGATGCCGAGGCCGTGCACCGATGGACGAAGGCCGCGACCTGGCGCGTGAACCTCACTTCCGTATATCGGATCCTCGCCGAGTTGGACAAGGCGCGCGTCGCGCAAGCGACACAAATTGGCGCGCGCACGTTCTACAGCATGGTGCCGGAAGGCGAAGCCGCCCAACCGCACTTCGTCTGCCGCCGATGCGGGCATGCCCAGGCACTCGGTAGCGATGTGCTGCTTACGCAGCTCTTCGAAGGCGCCGCCAGACTCGGCTTTCATCTCGACCAGAGATTGACACTTTTCGGCGTGTGCTCGGCCTGCAATGCCAGCGCACCAGGATCTGTCAAGCAACATCAGAAACGGACACCCTGA
- a CDS encoding sigma-70 family RNA polymerase sigma factor, with translation MSAAESAIQEQVHALYSHHHGWLYGWLRRKLGDAHQAADLAHDTFVRLLSRREALALDELREPRAYLTTVAKGLVSNHWRRQQLEEAWAATLAALPEPLAPAPEVRAILLETLVEIDRLLDTLKPKVREAFLLSQLDGLTYKQIGERLGVGERMVKKYMAQAMLCCLQADDGR, from the coding sequence GTGTCCGCCGCCGAATCCGCCATCCAGGAGCAAGTGCATGCCCTCTACAGCCACCACCACGGGTGGCTGTACGGTTGGCTGCGCCGCAAGCTGGGGGATGCGCACCAGGCGGCCGATCTGGCGCACGACACCTTCGTGCGGCTGCTCTCCCGGCGCGAGGCGCTGGCGCTGGATGAACTGCGCGAGCCGCGCGCCTACCTGACCACGGTGGCCAAGGGCCTGGTGTCCAACCACTGGCGCCGCCAGCAACTGGAAGAGGCCTGGGCCGCGACGCTGGCGGCTCTGCCCGAGCCGCTGGCCCCGGCGCCGGAAGTGCGCGCCATCCTGCTCGAAACCCTGGTCGAGATCGACCGCCTGCTCGACACGCTCAAGCCCAAGGTCCGCGAGGCTTTCCTGCTCTCGCAGCTCGACGGGCTGACCTACAAACAGATCGGCGAGCGGCTCGGTGTGGGCGAGCGCATGGTCAAGAAGTACATGGCGCAGGCCATGCTGTGCTGCCTGCAGGCCGACGATGGCCGATAG
- a CDS encoding FecR domain-containing protein — MADRNGTADERIIQREAAEWFAVLHDEQASEEQRRRWRAWIDADPAHARIWERVKAISQPFAQAADAAPAQALRETLAKAQSAGRRRALRVLGLGGVAVGAGLLARLTLPWQGWLHEYAVARADYRTDIGEQRRLTLPDGTRLDLNTATAVDVDFGRSLRRIVLHAGEILVDSAPDTQAPARALVVDTPCARLTALGTRFAVRGDARNEAFSGHVAVFAGAVRISLANGAQLDVPAGRQARFTSDSIEPDGRADLARESWSRGQLVADDIPLAAFVAELSRYTPVSVTVSPQAAPLRLVGAYPIAQPSRDIPVILAALESALPVRVERTPAGDVHIRAR; from the coding sequence ATGGCCGATAGGAACGGCACGGCCGACGAGCGCATCATCCAGCGCGAGGCGGCCGAATGGTTCGCCGTGCTGCACGACGAACAGGCCAGCGAGGAGCAGCGCAGGCGCTGGCGCGCCTGGATCGATGCCGACCCCGCCCACGCCCGCATCTGGGAGCGGGTCAAGGCCATCAGCCAGCCCTTCGCCCAGGCCGCCGACGCCGCCCCGGCGCAGGCACTGCGCGAAACCCTCGCCAAGGCGCAGTCGGCTGGACGCCGCCGCGCGCTGCGGGTGCTGGGCCTGGGCGGCGTGGCGGTCGGGGCCGGCCTGCTGGCCCGCTTGACGCTGCCCTGGCAGGGCTGGCTGCACGAGTACGCCGTGGCCCGTGCTGACTACCGCACGGACATCGGCGAACAGCGCCGCCTCACGCTTCCGGACGGCACGCGCCTGGATCTCAACACCGCCACGGCGGTGGATGTGGACTTCGGGCGGTCGTTGCGGCGCATCGTGCTGCACGCCGGAGAAATCCTGGTCGATTCCGCCCCCGACACGCAGGCGCCCGCCCGCGCGCTGGTCGTCGATACCCCTTGTGCGCGCCTCACGGCGCTGGGCACCCGCTTTGCCGTGCGCGGCGATGCCCGCAACGAGGCATTCAGCGGCCACGTTGCCGTGTTCGCGGGGGCCGTGCGCATCAGCCTGGCCAACGGCGCGCAGCTGGACGTACCCGCGGGCCGGCAGGCCCGCTTCACCTCGGACAGTATCGAACCCGACGGCCGCGCCGACCTGGCACGAGAAAGCTGGTCGCGCGGCCAACTGGTCGCCGACGACATTCCCCTGGCCGCTTTCGTGGCCGAGCTCTCGCGCTACACCCCGGTTTCCGTCACGGTCAGCCCGCAGGCCGCACCCTTGCGGCTCGTGGGTGCCTACCCCATCGCCCAGCCCAGCCGCGACATCCCCGTCATCCTCGCCGCACTGGAGAGCGCGTTGCCGGTGCGCGTCGAGCGCACACCGGCGGGTGACGTGCACATCCGCGCGCGCTGA
- a CDS encoding TonB-dependent siderophore receptor produces MTKPTLSPRPQRLALAVHAAMLALPMMATGVAICAAPTAAHAQATAQVLHDFDIPAGPLSTALTRAAAQSGVPLTADAALTAGKTAPALKGRMTLREALAQLLAGSGLAAGTEGASIVIKAAPPAPGGAKEAVLPVVTVRAGAEQESSWGPVKGYVAKRSATGTKTDTPIIETPQSISVVTADRIEALGATRLKEALAYTPGVNASPWGDESQYDWIYLRGFDAYSPGFYKDGLQLRNTGSWGIWQTENYGVERLEVLRGPASVLYGQNGPGGMVNVVSKRPTVEPKREIQLQLGDHSRRQIAADLSGPMDEDGKLLYRVTGLARDAELSSGGLPNDRVFVAPSLTWKPSADTSLTLLSEFLRMRTGSVWNSYPAAGTLLPNPNGRVPVSTFIGERDLNRYNQDQWMVGYLLEHRLDDTWTLRQNARYGHFDTDYQTFYNGQFVTVNANNPMDPANFRLMERTPFASKEQAKSIVIDNQAQARLRFGDWQHTLLVGLDHQRTRFDVVAYYGGSAPAIDLYAPVYGSTIAVTTAPFLDSNTTLSQTGMYAQDQIKFGDRWITTLGGRYDHATVDTKDRLSSTDSHQSDHRFTGRAGLVYLAPGGWSPYVSYSESFMPTTTIDPGTGKPFKPETGRQYEAGLRFHPPGGDATYSAAIFDVLRQNYVSYDETFVPKQTGEVRVRGVELEATLRPVSQMNLTAAYAWTPKAEVTASANASEIGKQANNVHRHQLSIWSDYRFANGLKIGLGARYSGSSRGANQAAPVAIPAYTLVDALIGYDFGPWALALNARNLTNKTYVANCDGSGTSCSYGEPRKVTMTATYRW; encoded by the coding sequence ATGACGAAACCCACCTTGTCCCCCCGCCCACAGCGGCTGGCACTGGCCGTGCACGCCGCCATGCTGGCCCTGCCCATGATGGCCACCGGCGTAGCGATCTGCGCCGCGCCGACCGCCGCCCACGCCCAAGCCACGGCGCAGGTGCTGCATGACTTCGACATTCCGGCCGGCCCGCTGTCCACCGCCCTGACCCGCGCCGCCGCACAGTCCGGCGTACCTCTGACGGCGGACGCCGCGCTGACCGCAGGCAAGACCGCGCCCGCGCTCAAGGGCCGGATGACGCTGCGCGAGGCGCTGGCGCAACTGCTGGCCGGCAGCGGGCTGGCAGCCGGTACGGAGGGGGCGTCCATCGTCATCAAGGCGGCCCCGCCAGCACCGGGCGGGGCGAAGGAGGCGGTGTTGCCTGTGGTCACGGTAAGGGCGGGAGCGGAGCAGGAAAGCTCCTGGGGGCCGGTGAAGGGGTATGTTGCCAAGCGCAGCGCGACGGGGACGAAGACCGATACGCCGATCATCGAGACGCCGCAGTCGATCTCGGTGGTGACGGCGGATCGCATCGAAGCACTTGGCGCCACGCGACTCAAAGAAGCATTAGCCTACACGCCAGGGGTCAACGCATCGCCGTGGGGCGACGAATCGCAGTACGACTGGATCTATCTGCGCGGATTCGATGCCTACTCCCCGGGCTTCTACAAAGACGGCCTCCAACTGCGCAACACCGGCAGTTGGGGCATCTGGCAGACGGAAAACTATGGGGTCGAGCGATTGGAAGTTCTGCGCGGGCCAGCCTCCGTCTTGTACGGACAGAACGGCCCCGGTGGCATGGTGAATGTGGTGAGCAAGCGGCCCACCGTAGAACCGAAGCGGGAAATCCAGCTTCAGCTGGGCGACCATTCGCGGCGCCAGATTGCAGCGGACCTCTCCGGTCCTATGGACGAAGATGGCAAGCTGCTTTACCGCGTCACGGGTTTGGCCCGAGACGCCGAGTTGTCCAGCGGCGGCTTGCCCAATGATCGTGTGTTTGTCGCTCCGTCCCTTACGTGGAAGCCGTCCGCAGACACCTCTCTCACGCTGCTCTCGGAGTTCCTGCGGATGCGCACGGGTTCAGTCTGGAATTCCTATCCGGCGGCGGGAACACTGCTGCCCAACCCGAATGGACGTGTGCCCGTTTCCACCTTTATCGGTGAACGCGATTTAAACCGATACAACCAGGACCAGTGGATGGTCGGATACCTGCTGGAGCATCGTCTCGACGACACATGGACGTTGCGCCAGAACGCGCGCTACGGTCATTTCGACACGGACTATCAGACCTTCTACAACGGGCAGTTCGTGACGGTCAACGCCAACAATCCAATGGACCCCGCGAACTTCCGCCTCATGGAACGGACACCCTTCGCGAGCAAGGAGCAAGCGAAGTCTATTGTCATCGACAACCAAGCCCAGGCCAGGCTGCGTTTCGGCGATTGGCAGCATACCCTGCTGGTCGGCCTGGACCATCAGCGCACGCGGTTTGACGTCGTCGCCTATTACGGCGGCAGCGCACCTGCCATCGATCTCTACGCACCCGTGTATGGCAGCACCATCGCGGTGACCACGGCGCCCTTCCTGGATTCGAACACCACGCTGTCCCAGACCGGGATGTACGCGCAGGACCAGATCAAGTTCGGAGATCGCTGGATCACCACGCTGGGCGGTCGGTACGATCACGCCACGGTCGATACGAAGGACCGGTTGAGTAGCACCGATTCGCACCAGTCTGACCACCGGTTCACCGGCCGTGCCGGTTTGGTCTACCTGGCGCCCGGCGGCTGGTCGCCCTACGTCAGCTATTCCGAATCCTTCATGCCGACGACGACCATCGACCCAGGGACCGGAAAACCGTTCAAGCCGGAAACGGGACGGCAATACGAAGCCGGTCTGCGCTTCCACCCCCCCGGAGGCGATGCGACCTATAGCGCAGCAATCTTCGATGTGCTCCGCCAAAACTATGTCAGCTACGACGAGACGTTCGTGCCCAAGCAAACGGGTGAAGTGCGGGTTCGGGGCGTCGAACTGGAAGCGACGCTGCGCCCGGTTTCACAGATGAATCTGACTGCGGCCTATGCATGGACGCCGAAGGCAGAGGTCACCGCCAGCGCGAACGCCAGCGAGATTGGCAAGCAAGCAAACAACGTGCACCGCCATCAGCTATCGATCTGGTCTGACTACCGATTTGCCAATGGACTGAAGATTGGGCTGGGGGCGCGCTATTCCGGATCGTCACGAGGCGCCAACCAGGCCGCACCTGTGGCGATCCCTGCGTACACGCTGGTCGACGCGTTGATCGGATACGACTTCGGGCCCTGGGCACTGGCGCTCAATGCACGAAATCTGACCAACAAGACCTATGTCGCAAACTGCGATGGCAGCGGGACAAGTTGTTCATACGGCGAGCCGCGCAAGGTAACCATGACAGCGACTTACCGCTGGTAG
- a CDS encoding lytic transglycosylase domain-containing protein, whose product MPRTLLVALSMLCGTPLGALACWDEVAQRHGVPTDLLYAVAKVESGLNPKAVNRSHIRRTGSIDIGLMQINSRHLPKLAKRGLSESSLFEPCTNLDVGAGLLADLFSRHGLSWDSIGAYNAACTELKGDDCTKARARYAWKVYRQLPANNRSARNANGSRRPIAAPSAVAIPLLAVRVAP is encoded by the coding sequence ATGCCCCGAACTCTGCTCGTCGCGCTGTCCATGCTCTGCGGCACGCCCCTTGGGGCGCTCGCCTGCTGGGATGAGGTGGCGCAGCGCCACGGTGTTCCCACCGATCTGCTCTATGCGGTGGCCAAGGTGGAGTCCGGCCTCAACCCCAAGGCGGTCAATCGCTCCCACATCCGGCGGACAGGCTCGATCGACATCGGCCTCATGCAGATCAACAGCCGCCACCTGCCCAAACTGGCCAAGCGCGGCCTCTCGGAATCCAGCCTGTTCGAGCCCTGCACCAATCTCGACGTCGGCGCCGGGCTGTTGGCGGACCTTTTCTCGCGTCATGGACTGAGTTGGGACAGCATCGGCGCCTATAACGCCGCCTGCACCGAGCTCAAGGGCGACGACTGCACCAAGGCGCGGGCGCGCTACGCCTGGAAGGTGTACCGGCAGCTGCCGGCAAATAACCGATCAGCTCGAAACGCCAATGGGTCACGTCGCCCGATCGCTGCCCCTTCGGCGGTCGCTATCCCCTTGCTGGCCGTGCGGGTGGCGCCATGA
- a CDS encoding OmpA family protein, with amino-acid sequence MKVLAIVTSALETLPAVATTLMLASCGHQTLETRHLPATPSPAPQLAQVGYGNQADFVQCMPPQCPTRTQKTLGATPAIEANQAVGEEAPPLPAPRSLEALPAEASPSVDPDVAAITEHQTWSIPFAFGSARLGAAGLGILKQVTPELPTKARITVAGRTDDAGSASINDALAQARAATVRDYLVRARPELKSAITVEAAGKCCFAVPNDTPAGRARNRRVEITVARQAAPP; translated from the coding sequence ATGAAGGTTCTCGCGATCGTGACTTCCGCTCTGGAAACGCTCCCTGCCGTCGCCACGACCCTCATGCTCGCGTCGTGCGGGCATCAGACGCTCGAAACACGCCATCTGCCGGCCACGCCTTCGCCCGCACCGCAGCTCGCCCAGGTGGGCTATGGCAATCAGGCGGACTTCGTTCAATGCATGCCACCGCAATGCCCGACGCGCACCCAGAAGACACTGGGGGCAACCCCGGCCATCGAAGCCAACCAAGCGGTGGGCGAGGAAGCCCCTCCTTTGCCCGCCCCCCGTTCATTGGAAGCATTGCCCGCTGAAGCAAGCCCGTCGGTCGATCCTGACGTGGCCGCCATCACGGAACACCAAACCTGGAGCATCCCCTTCGCCTTCGGTAGCGCTCGGCTCGGTGCTGCCGGACTCGGCATCCTCAAGCAGGTGACCCCCGAGCTTCCAACAAAAGCCCGCATCACGGTTGCGGGTCGCACGGACGACGCAGGCTCCGCTTCCATCAACGACGCTCTGGCGCAGGCACGCGCTGCCACTGTCCGCGACTACCTGGTGCGTGCCCGCCCCGAACTCAAAAGCGCGATCACGGTTGAGGCCGCAGGCAAGTGCTGCTTCGCCGTGCCCAACGACACACCAGCCGGCCGAGCCCGCAATCGGCGGGTCGAGATCACGGTGGCGCGCCAAGCTGCACCGCCCTGA
- the traL gene encoding type IV conjugative transfer system protein TraL, giving the protein MRTDTYIPRRLDDSWKIGFWDVDVAAPALFAFFIGYLSGTKLSFAVCMTVGIALSRWVSKLKADKHPAFAVHWLWWNLPATPLTALRATPPSHIRRMVG; this is encoded by the coding sequence ATGCGCACCGACACCTACATCCCGCGTCGTCTCGACGACAGCTGGAAGATCGGCTTCTGGGACGTCGATGTCGCGGCGCCCGCCTTGTTCGCCTTCTTCATCGGCTACCTGTCCGGCACGAAGCTCTCCTTCGCGGTCTGCATGACCGTGGGCATTGCGCTCTCGCGCTGGGTTTCGAAGCTCAAGGCGGACAAGCACCCGGCCTTCGCCGTGCATTGGCTGTGGTGGAACCTGCCCGCCACGCCGCTCACGGCGCTGCGGGCCACGCCTCCCTCACACATCCGCCGCATGGTCGGTTGA
- the traE gene encoding type IV conjugative transfer system protein TraE: MDFERLNVDRKELQRRNRGLGLAVGALAIGQILTLVALLNVLGSERTVIVPPTLNKSFWVTDEKASGAYLEQMGTFIAWLILDVTPATIDWKKDVLLTYVEPAQHGALKSRQEVEAERLKRINATTAFALDQLVPSENGRSVVIRGRLRTLVNGFETANEPKAYLVEFGFAGARMHLKTFQEVPYASH, translated from the coding sequence ATGGACTTCGAACGACTCAACGTCGACCGCAAGGAGCTCCAGCGCCGCAATCGCGGCCTGGGCCTTGCGGTCGGCGCCCTCGCCATCGGCCAGATCCTCACGCTGGTCGCCCTTCTCAACGTACTCGGGTCGGAGCGCACGGTGATCGTGCCGCCGACCCTCAACAAGTCCTTCTGGGTCACGGACGAGAAGGCCAGCGGCGCCTATCTGGAGCAGATGGGCACCTTTATCGCCTGGCTGATCCTCGACGTCACGCCCGCCACGATCGACTGGAAGAAGGACGTCCTGCTGACCTACGTGGAGCCGGCCCAGCACGGGGCGCTCAAGTCCCGGCAGGAGGTCGAAGCCGAGCGCCTGAAGCGCATCAACGCCACCACGGCATTCGCCCTCGATCAACTCGTGCCCAGCGAGAACGGCCGCAGCGTCGTGATCCGGGGCCGCCTGCGCACCCTGGTGAACGGGTTTGAAACCGCCAATGAGCCCAAGGCCTATCTGGTCGAATTCGGCTTCGCCGGCGCGCGCATGCACCTGAAAACATTCCAGGAGGTGCCCTATGCAAGCCACTGA